Below is a genomic region from Candidatus Obscuribacterales bacterium.
GTATCACCGGAATCACCTTGGATATTACCGAGGTTGATATAGGCTTCAGGAGAAGTCGATTCCATTTGGATGGCGGTTTCTTCTTCTGCGATGGCTTCTTTTACAAGACCCTTTTGCGCAAGCAAAACACCAAGATTGACGTGCGGTGCAGCATCTTTGTCGTTTAGCTTAATTGATTTACGGTAAATATCGATAGCTTCATCGTTTTGACCGGTTGAAGCAAGCATCATGCCGAGATCAAGATGGGCACGGAAGCTTGTCGGCTTCAGCTCGACTGCCTTGCGGAATTCAACGATGGCTTCTTTGTTTTTGCCTTGGTTAGCGTAGATTTGTCCAATTACTACATGGGGCAAGAAGTATGTTGGATCAAGACGAAGAGCTGTTTGTTCTTCCAAAACTGCTGTTTCGTAATCGTCGGAGGCGGCCAATACGGCGCCCAATCTCTGGTGAGCCTTAGCGCTGTCCGGGTTAAGACGAATGGCTTCCCTGTACTGAACGGCTGCTTCTTTGGTTTTCATTTTTGCAAAGAAATCGTTGCCTTTTTCAATACACTTGTCAGCAGCTTGAACATCTGCCGGACTGACTGCTGCAAAGGCGCTAGCGCAGCTACCTACGAGCAGAAGTGAAAGAGCTATTGGCTTCAGGCTTTTCAAGGTAAATCCCCCTCTAACTAAACCGGGAGATATTATAACCTTCTCTAACCTTCTTATATGAGACGTTACAATAAACCTGATGATATATCCGTATAAAGAACTAAAACCTCAAATCGACGCAAGCGCTTACGTAGCGCCGAGTGCAGCCATTATTGGCGACGTTCGCTTAGGAAAAAATTCAAGTGTCTGGTTTAACGCAGTGTTACGTGGCGACATCAATTCAATTGTCGTTGGCGCAGACAGCAATATCCAGGACGGTTGCCTCTTACATGTCACCCACGAACTACCAGTAGTCATTGAAGACCGCGTCACCATCGGACATGGCGCTATCGTGCATGGATGCCACATTGAGTCTGATTGCTTAATCGCAATGGGCGCGGTAATTCTTGATGGTGCCCATATCGGGCAAGGTTCATTAATTGCCGCCGGGGCGGTTGTCTCCCCCAATGCAAAAATCCCACCAAAGAGCCTGGTGATGGGCGTTCCTGCCAAAGTAGTTCGCCAGATGTCCGATGAAGACTTGAATCGGACAAAATTCAACTGGCAGCATTACGTCGAATATGGGCGCATTTACAAAGAGCTTCCCTTAACATAAGTCCAGTTTTTCATTTAAAAATACGTGGTCTCCCCAATGACCAGACAGTTTTGCGCATCTATACTTAGGAGCAGCGATAGTCCCTAAATTACAGGCGACACTTTGTCTTACTTCGAAGACTTACTCGATGACATCAAACAGAAGCAGCGTCCGGTGGATACGGTCCACTACAAAATGCTTTCTGAATCCGGCATTGCCTTAAAACAACCTAGCACTGTACCCGCCGAAAGGGTCAAACCAGTCGAGTCCTTGGTGCGCGCCGGCAACAGCCCAATGACCATGGCTCACAACCGGCTAAATCACAAAGAAGCTATCTTTCGTGTCTTTGCGCGACAAAGCGATGGAGTAAACGTAGGGTCTGGATTCTTTTATGCTGCAAGCGGGGAGTTCATGACAGACCTGCACGTCGTCGGTGAAGCTAACACTTGCCAGGTTTTGCTCAATAACGGACAGGTTTTAAAAGCAGTGGTGGACAGACGAGATCACAATACGGACCTGGCTTCCGGTCATGTGGTTGAACCCAAGAAATCCTTACCTTATTTGATCTTGGAAAAACCAGCCTCGGTTGAGACTTACACTGGTAAAACCTATTCGGCCGGTTACCCCGACGGTAGAGAATTCACTATCGTCCCTGGAAACACCAGCAAGTTGTCGTTTTCAGGAATTGCCTCGGCAGGTGCTTTAGAAATAGGGGAAAACCCATCGCGAACAGTAATTGTCACAGACATTGAGACGCGAGCAGGAATGTCCGGTGGCGTATTATTCAACAAAGACTTCCTGCCAATCGGCATAATCGATAAAGGCACCAAACCGGGATCGAAGTCACCAATCAGTATTTCAACACCAATCACTGATGGCATAAGAATGATTAAACAACCAGTGACTTACAAACTTGAGTCCAAGTTTTAAGATCCAAGTTTTTTACTCGACGATGAATTCGGTTTAGATGCTGACTTGAATATCACGCCTTTTACCTGCGTTTGCGGCATGTGTTGAGTCAACCAGCCGGAAATTGCTTCCAGTGTATTGTCATTGATAAATGCAGTCTCTAAAAGCACGTGCCCACGTGAGTCCAGCCATCTTACTGTTTGATCTTTGGACTTCAAATTAGTCATCAAATCAACTATGCCGTCGGCTTTTATAATCTTGTCGGCACTGCCCTGAATAATAAGTACGGGAATATGCGGCGGGATGCTGCGCACATAAGCAAGTGTTTCCTTCATTGTTTTGCGGCTACCCAGAAGAGCTTTGAGACTCAAAGAGCGACGGGTCAGAGGATCTTTCAAAGCTTCATCGGTGATTCTTGGATCGTCTGACGTGTACGACTTAATGTACGGCTCCATGTTTAACTCGCGCCCGGGGTTTGTACAAAACTTCGCAGCGTCAACAACCATTTGCTTACACAGTGAATGGTGATGAGCAATTGCCGGGCTGGAAAGAATCAGTCCGTCTGTTAGATCCGGGCGAACGCCGGCCAGATGAAGAGCAAGGTCTGCTCCAAGACTTTCACCGATACAAAACATCGGTCGATTGGGATAAAGCGAGCGCATGCGCGCTGCCAGATTTACCAAATCCTCGTAGGATTTTTCGTAGCTTACCTTGTCTCCGCCTTTGAAATTGCCTTTGTCGTCGTGCCAGCGTCCATAGCCGCGCAAGTCCTGCGCAACAACCACATAACCTTTGTCGGCCAAATAGCCGCCGAGCTTATCGTAGGCAGCGCCATGCTTCATCAATCCATGAATGGCAATAACTACTCCTTGTTCGTTTTTGGTCTTATCCGACCATTCGTACACGGGCAATTTCAGCTCGCGAACTAGAACGCCCTGGTCGTTTCGTTCTGCCTGAGTGAATCCAGGCGGACAAGGCGAGGCAATGCAGAGAATTACTGCAAGAGACAACTGCGCAATTTTTCTAGTAAAAGAGCTACCGTGAGCTTGCATTTAAGACCCAGTTTCAAAGATAAGCCGCTACTAGTCATGTACCAACAGATCTAATATTTCAAAACATGGAGACCTGATGTCAAGTGATAAAATCTTGCAGACAAAACTAGTACACTGTCAGTGTTTTCACCTCACATTGAGATTGGACATATGCCTAAACGTACCGACTTGAAAAAGATTCTGGTTTTGGGGGCTGGTCCGATAACGATTGGTCAGGCGTGCGAATTTGATTACTCAGGCACACAGGCTTGCAAGGCGCTCAAAGAAGAGGGTTTCGAAGTCGTCCTTATAAACTCCAATCCGGCGACGATCATGACCGATCCGGAAGTGGCAGATAGAACATATATCGAACCGGTAACTGCATCTGTTGCGCGCGAAGTTATCAAAAGAGAAAAGCCGGATGCACTTTTGCCGACAATGGGTGGTCAAACAGCATTGAACGTGGCTGTTGAATTAGCTGAGTCAGGTTTTCTGGAAGAACAAGGTGTTGAACTCATTGGCGCCAAGCTCAAAGCAATTAAGTTGGCAGAGGATCGCGATCTCTTCAAAGCCAAGATGCTTGAGATTGGATTGTATGTACCAAAATCCGGCATCGCCAGAAAATTGGGTGATGTAAAAGACATCGCCAATGAAATTGGTTTTCCCATCATTATTCGTCCGGCGTTCACGCTAGGTGGCGCAGGTGGCGGTATTGCCTACAACCAAGAAGAATTAGATGAAATTGCTCAATCAGGTCTGAATGCCAGCCCAGTCAACGAGATATTGCTTGAGGAAAGTGTACTTGGATGGAAAGAGCTCGAGTTGGAAGTTATGCGCGATTGCCAGGACAACGTGGTAATCATCTGCTCGATTGAAAACTTTGATCCTATGGGCGTGCACACAGGCGATTCCATAACAGTTGCGCCATTGCAGACAATAAGCGACAAAGAGTATCAAGAGTTACGCAACGCTGCTATTAAGGTAATTCGCGCTGTCGGAGTAGATACAGGCGGCTCAAATATTCAATTCGGTGTGTGCCCTGAAACAGGCCGCATTGTAGTCATCGAAATGAATCCGCGCGTCTCACGTTCATCAGCACTAGCCAGCAAGGCTACCGGCTATCCAATTGCAAAAATTGCCGCCAAATTAGCAGTTGGTTTGACGCTCGATGAAATCCCCAACGATATTACTAAATCAACACCGGCATCTTTCGAACCGGTAATTGACTATGTAATTACCAAAATTCCACGCTTCAATTTCGAGAAATTCGCCGGCGCCGACAATACGTTGACGACACAAATGAAGTCTGTCGGAGAAGTGATGGCAATTGGCCGCACCTTCCAAGAATCAATGCAAAAGGCTTTGCGCGGACTGGAACTGGGTCTAAATGGTTTTACAGCAATACCCTCAAGACTGGAAGCTGACACCAGCGAATGGCGTAAGCGATTGTCGGTTCCAAACCGCCACCGCCTAACAGATATTTTTGGCGCCTTTGAAGCAGGCTTGCCTTTAGATGAAATCGAAGAGCTGACCAACATCGATCCATGGTTTCTAGATAACTTGCTGGAAATCTGGCAAGAGACCAAACAATTAAGCGGCAAAAGCTTAAATGACTTGGATAAGGCCTACATGACTCACTTGAAGCAGCTTGGATTTTCCGATAGACAAATTGCGCACGCAATTAGCAGAGACGGCAAGAAAGTAAGTGAAGATCAAGTCTTTGAATTGCGCTCGCAGTTCAAGATTTTCCCAACTTACAAAACAGTTGATACTTGCGCGGCAGAATTTCTTGCTTCGACGCCGTATCTTTATTCAACTTACGAGAAAGAATCGGAAGTACCACCTTCCAACAAACAGAAGGTAATTATTTTGGGCGGCGGTCCTAACCGTATCGGTCAAGGTATTGAATTTGATTATTGTTGCGTACAAGCAAGCTTGGCTCTGCGTGAAATGGGATTGGAAGCCATCATGGTCAACTCTAATCCGGAAACTGTTTCCACCGATTACGACGTTTCAGACAGGCTCTACTTTGAACCTCTAACGCTAGAAGACATCACGCACATTGCAATGGAAGAAAAGCCGCTTGGTGTAATTGTTCAACTTGGCGGTCAGACCCCACTAAAATTGTCGCGAGGGCTGGAAGCTCGCGGCATCAAAATTCTCGGAACTGCACCTGAATCAATCGACAGAGCTGAAGATAGGGCACTCTTCAACGACATGATCAAGAAACTCGGCTTGCGTCAACCGCCTGGCTCAACTGCCTACAGCATGGAAGAGGCACAACGTATCGCCAGAGAAGTTGGTTATCCGGTTTTAGTCCGCCCAAGTTATGTGCTTGGTGGTCGAGCAATGGAAATTCTTTATAGTGAAGAAGAATTGCAACGTTGGCTTTCCACAGCTCTTAGAGTTGAGCCGGATCGTCCAGTGCTAATCGACAAATTCCTGGAAAACGCAATTGAAATTGATGTCGACGCTATCTGCGACGGACAAGAAACAATTATTGCCGGCATCATGGAGCACATTGAACAAGCCGGCGTGCACTCAGGTGATAGCACTTGCGTGCTGCCGACTCAATCTATTCCGCTCAAAACGCTTGAAGAAATTCGCTCGGCAACAGAATCATTATCACGCGAGCTAAAAGTAGTCGGCTTGATGAATATTCAATTTGCCGTCAAAGATGAATTGCTCTATGTTCTGGAAGTCAATCCACGAGCCAGTCGCACAGTGCCTTTTGTATCGAAGGCAACAGGTGTTCCATGGGCAAAACTAGCGGCTAAAGTAATGGCAGGCAAAAAGCTTTCCGAATTGAACATAAGCCAGCGTCTAATTCCGCCGCATGTTTCTGTAAAATCCGTGGTTATTCCTTTCAAGCGTTTTCCAGGCGCGCAAATTGCTCTTGGTCCGGAAATGCGCTCGACAGGCGAAGTGATGGGAGTTGCCTCTCAATTTGGACTAGCATTCGCCAAAGCACAACTTGCCGCAAGTCACGATCTGCCTGTCAAAGGCCGTGTTTTTATAAGCGTTTCGGATCATTACAAACAAGAAGTGGTGCCGATTGCACAAAGCCTTTATCAGTTAGGCTTTGAACTTGTCGCCACACGCGGAACAGCATCCGTTGTCAGATCAGGCGGCATTCCTGTAGTGACAGTCAACAAAGTTTCCGAAGGCAGACCCAACTTGGTTGACCGCATCAAAAATGGCGAGATCAATCTAGTCATTAACATCCCATCTGGACGCACTGCGCATGTCGACGATCAAGTAATTCGACAAGCGTCTATCAATTACAACGTCCCTGTTGTGACAACCTTATCTGGTGCCCGGGCGACCGTATCAGGTATTTCTGCTCTACAAGCTGGTCCATTGGCAGTGAAGAGCCTGCAGGAATACCACAGCAATATTGCCTACTGGGAAAAAGCAACACGTGAAGTACCCAGCAACGCATAGTTTTTTGTCATTTCGACCGAAGCGCCAAAGGCGCGGAGTGGAGAAATCTGCTACATGTGCTCGAAGAATCTGTTAGACCACGTACAGCATGTATTCAGCGCGGCAGATCTCTCCACTCCTTCGCTAAAGCTCAGTCGGTCGAGATGACAATTTTTGAGAGGAAAGTTCAAAATGTCAACTAAACCAAAAGTGCTTGTTTTCGCAGGTTCACTGCGTAAAAGCTCCTTCAACAAAAAGCTCGTCAAAATTGCCGAAGCAGGTGCAAAGGAAGCTGGTGCTGATACCACGTTCGTTGATCTTGCTGATTTTGATCTGCCTATCTTCAATCAGGATAACGAAGATGCAAACGGACTGCCATCAGGAGCGCGCAAACTCAAAGACTTGATGTTAAGTCACGACGGCTTTTTGGTTTCTGCCCCTGAGTACAACAGCTCAATTACAGCAGCATTGAAAAATGCTATCGATTGGGCATCACGTCCAGTGCAAGGCGAGGGCACACTAGCTTGTTTCAAAGGTAAGGTGGTTGGACTCATGAGTGCTTCACCAGGCGCCTTGGGCGGGTTACGTGGGCTGGTTCACGTACGAGCCATCTTCAATAACATCTTTTCGCTGGTAATACCCGAACAAGTGGCCGTCAGCAAAGCCAATGAAGCATTTAACGACGACGGCTCCTTGAAAGATGCCAAACAGCAACAAGCTGTCATGGATATCGGGCGCAATGTGGCAAAAATTGCAGCCAAGCTGAAAGCTCCATAAGGAAGACTGGCAAAAGCCAAATCCCTGCTTTCAAAGCGCTATAATTGTCGCCTTCATAGACCTTTTGCAAGGGGGATGACCCGTGAGCCAGGATATTGCTAAATACATAGATCACACACTTTTGAGTCCACAAGCCACTCGTGCTGAGATAACCAAGCTTTGCGAAGAAGCTAAAGAGCATAATTTCTACTCTGTATGCGTCAATCCCTGCCATGTTCGCCAGGCAGTAAAAGAACTTTCTTCCAGCAAAGTAGCTGTTGCCTGCGTAATAGGATTCCCTCTGGGAGCCAATCTCACGGATATAAAAATTGCCGAAGCACAACGTGCAATTTCCGAAGGCGCGGAAGAGCTTGATTTGGTTATTAACATCGGCGCCCTCAAAGATGGCGATATTGACTATGTCACAGACGAAATTCGCTCAATAGTAAAAGTATCCAAAGGTGCTCCTGTTAAAGTAATTATCGAATGTGACCTATTAACAGACGAAGAGAAAACCGCTGCTGCTGAAGCATGCGTCAAGGCAGAAGCAGCCATGGTCAAAACTTCAACCGGCTTTGTCAAAGACGGCAAAGGTGCAACTGTAGAAGACATTCAATTGATCAAGAAAGCCATTGCCGGCAGCTCTTTGGGCATCAAAGCCAGTGCAGGTATTCGTGATTTGGAAAAGGCACAGACCCTTATTGATGCAGGCGCCACACGCCTGGGAACATCGGCCGGCGTTGCAATAGTCAAGGGCAAACAGCCCGCAAAAGCAGGCTACTAAAGCGATAGCGGGATTCTTAAGTCCCTTGCCAACCCTGTATTATGGGACAAATTAGATGTAAAGATGTTAAAATCATACTCCACGTGGAGGTGAGGATATGACATCTATGTTCGAGCAGCCGATGGTCAAGCTTTTAAGGATTCTATCGCCAACTATTAATTGGCTAGAAACCAGAGGAACCGTTGAAGTTGCGGACGTCCCCACAGACCACTTGGAAGCCATTAAGCAGTTAGAACGCATAGGCGTTGTTCACAAGCGTAACAATCGTTGCTATGAACTGCAAAGAATTCGTCTGAAGAAACTCATGGGCAGCATGGGCATTAACACGCTGACTCCTATTGAGCCGACACCTTCGCCGACTGTCACTCAAGTTGCGCCGACAATTGAATTGCCGGAAGCTACAGTGCCGATGCCGGTAAATTCTGAACTCAACTAATAACGACCTTGGTTAGCACAAGGCAAGACTGCCGCACCCGCACATTACGCGCTCTTGAATGGGACAGGCTGAAATCTTTGCTTGCCGATGAAGCGCATACTGCTAAGAGTCGA
It encodes:
- the deoC gene encoding deoxyribose-phosphate aldolase — its product is MAKYIDHTLLSPQATRAEITKLCEEAKEHNFYSVCVNPCHVRQAVKELSSSKVAVACVIGFPLGANLTDIKIAEAQRAISEGAEELDLVINIGALKDGDIDYVTDEIRSIVKVSKGAPVKVIIECDLLTDEEKTAAAEACVKAEAAMVKTSTGFVKDGKGATVEDIQLIKKAIAGSSLGIKASAGIRDLEKAQTLIDAGATRLGTSAGVAIVKGKQPAKAGY
- a CDS encoding NAD(P)H-dependent oxidoreductase produces the protein MSTKPKVLVFAGSLRKSSFNKKLVKIAEAGAKEAGADTTFVDLADFDLPIFNQDNEDANGLPSGARKLKDLMLSHDGFLVSAPEYNSSITAALKNAIDWASRPVQGEGTLACFKGKVVGLMSASPGALGGLRGLVHVRAIFNNIFSLVIPEQVAVSKANEAFNDDGSLKDAKQQQAVMDIGRNVAKIAAKLKAP
- the carB gene encoding carbamoyl-phosphate synthase large subunit, with protein sequence MPKRTDLKKILVLGAGPITIGQACEFDYSGTQACKALKEEGFEVVLINSNPATIMTDPEVADRTYIEPVTASVAREVIKREKPDALLPTMGGQTALNVAVELAESGFLEEQGVELIGAKLKAIKLAEDRDLFKAKMLEIGLYVPKSGIARKLGDVKDIANEIGFPIIIRPAFTLGGAGGGIAYNQEELDEIAQSGLNASPVNEILLEESVLGWKELELEVMRDCQDNVVIICSIENFDPMGVHTGDSITVAPLQTISDKEYQELRNAAIKVIRAVGVDTGGSNIQFGVCPETGRIVVIEMNPRVSRSSALASKATGYPIAKIAAKLAVGLTLDEIPNDITKSTPASFEPVIDYVITKIPRFNFEKFAGADNTLTTQMKSVGEVMAIGRTFQESMQKALRGLELGLNGFTAIPSRLEADTSEWRKRLSVPNRHRLTDIFGAFEAGLPLDEIEELTNIDPWFLDNLLEIWQETKQLSGKSLNDLDKAYMTHLKQLGFSDRQIAHAISRDGKKVSEDQVFELRSQFKIFPTYKTVDTCAAEFLASTPYLYSTYEKESEVPPSNKQKVIILGGGPNRIGQGIEFDYCCVQASLALREMGLEAIMVNSNPETVSTDYDVSDRLYFEPLTLEDITHIAMEEKPLGVIVQLGGQTPLKLSRGLEARGIKILGTAPESIDRAEDRALFNDMIKKLGLRQPPGSTAYSMEEAQRIAREVGYPVLVRPSYVLGGRAMEILYSEEELQRWLSTALRVEPDRPVLIDKFLENAIEIDVDAICDGQETIIAGIMEHIEQAGVHSGDSTCVLPTQSIPLKTLEEIRSATESLSRELKVVGLMNIQFAVKDELLYVLEVNPRASRTVPFVSKATGVPWAKLAAKVMAGKKLSELNISQRLIPPHVSVKSVVIPFKRFPGAQIALGPEMRSTGEVMGVASQFGLAFAKAQLAASHDLPVKGRVFISVSDHYKQEVVPIAQSLYQLGFELVATRGTASVVRSGGIPVVTVNKVSEGRPNLVDRIKNGEINLVINIPSGRTAHVDDQVIRQASINYNVPVVTTLSGARATVSGISALQAGPLAVKSLQEYHSNIAYWEKATREVPSNA
- a CDS encoding serine protease, producing MSYFEDLLDDIKQKQRPVDTVHYKMLSESGIALKQPSTVPAERVKPVESLVRAGNSPMTMAHNRLNHKEAIFRVFARQSDGVNVGSGFFYAASGEFMTDLHVVGEANTCQVLLNNGQVLKAVVDRRDHNTDLASGHVVEPKKSLPYLILEKPASVETYTGKTYSAGYPDGREFTIVPGNTSKLSFSGIASAGALEIGENPSRTVIVTDIETRAGMSGGVLFNKDFLPIGIIDKGTKPGSKSPISISTPITDGIRMIKQPVTYKLESKF
- a CDS encoding lysophospholipase, with translation MQAHGSSFTRKIAQLSLAVILCIASPCPPGFTQAERNDQGVLVRELKLPVYEWSDKTKNEQGVVIAIHGLMKHGAAYDKLGGYLADKGYVVVAQDLRGYGRWHDDKGNFKGGDKVSYEKSYEDLVNLAARMRSLYPNRPMFCIGESLGADLALHLAGVRPDLTDGLILSSPAIAHHHSLCKQMVVDAAKFCTNPGRELNMEPYIKSYTSDDPRITDEALKDPLTRRSLSLKALLGSRKTMKETLAYVRSIPPHIPVLIIQGSADKIIKADGIVDLMTNLKSKDQTVRWLDSRGHVLLETAFINDNTLEAISGWLTQHMPQTQVKGVIFKSASKPNSSSSKKLGS
- a CDS encoding gamma carbonic anhydrase family protein; amino-acid sequence: MIYPYKELKPQIDASAYVAPSAAIIGDVRLGKNSSVWFNAVLRGDINSIVVGADSNIQDGCLLHVTHELPVVIEDRVTIGHGAIVHGCHIESDCLIAMGAVILDGAHIGQGSLIAAGAVVSPNAKIPPKSLVMGVPAKVVRQMSDEDLNRTKFNWQHYVEYGRIYKELPLT
- a CDS encoding tetratricopeptide repeat protein encodes the protein MKSLKPIALSLLLVGSCASAFAAVSPADVQAADKCIEKGNDFFAKMKTKEAAVQYREAIRLNPDSAKAHQRLGAVLAASDDYETAVLEEQTALRLDPTYFLPHVVIGQIYANQGKNKEAIVEFRKAVELKPTSFRAHLDLGMMLASTGQNDEAIDIYRKSIKLNDKDAAPHVNLGVLLAQKGLVKEAIAEEETAIQMESTSPEAYINLGNIQGDSGDTDGAIKSFRQALKIAPEHPNAHSGLGWMLAKQGNHKEAIVEQRKALKIFPTFGPAHRRLASALNATGDFNGAQKEYKEAIKLNANDTASHLEYAEALKAKGMYDEARAEYNKVKEINPNIKAATEGLNSLPKQSAKK